A genomic region of Nocardioides plantarum contains the following coding sequences:
- a CDS encoding DUF4328 domain-containing protein, with product MTEPPTPSYAAPRARPHGKPPISLPPVSAERPHHDTARMLAIGVVVLSAVYTGLTVLAEVPLGLATLDQANGRDPDGASTLGAVLVVASLLLLLPLWVVTSLWLRAERERLGGAGSFAHGTAGTFASWVVPFANLVWPFRVVREVHERAVEPRYRVSLGWWWTLWLLAVVLDRLSLGFYDRQDSGDPTAGILATSALSSMALVVALVLWVGIVQRTSRVRT from the coding sequence GTGACCGAGCCCCCCACCCCGTCGTACGCCGCCCCGAGGGCCCGTCCGCACGGCAAGCCGCCGATCAGCCTCCCCCCGGTATCGGCCGAGCGACCCCACCACGACACCGCGCGGATGCTGGCGATCGGGGTCGTCGTCCTGAGCGCGGTCTACACCGGGCTCACGGTGCTGGCCGAGGTCCCGCTGGGCCTCGCCACCCTCGACCAGGCCAACGGCCGGGACCCCGACGGCGCCTCGACGCTCGGGGCCGTGCTGGTCGTCGCCTCGCTGCTGCTCCTGCTGCCCCTGTGGGTCGTGACGTCGCTCTGGCTGCGTGCCGAGCGCGAGCGGCTGGGTGGGGCCGGGTCGTTCGCGCACGGCACCGCCGGCACGTTCGCCTCGTGGGTCGTCCCGTTCGCCAACCTGGTGTGGCCGTTCCGGGTCGTGCGGGAGGTGCACGAGCGGGCCGTCGAGCCTCGGTACCGCGTGTCGCTCGGGTGGTGGTGGACCCTCTGGCTGCTGGCCGTCGTGCTGGACCGGCTCTCCCTCGGGTTCTACGACCGGCAGGACTCCGGCGACCCCACGGCGGGGATCCTCGCGACGTCCGCGCTCTCCTCGATGGCGTTGGTGGTGGCCCTCGTCCTGTGGGTCGGCATCGTGCAGCGGACCTCCCGGGTCAGAACATGA
- a CDS encoding RNA polymerase sigma factor gives MTEATQVTRDLACVAALLDGSDQAFRELVERCQPAMLRLANVYSPSGAVAEEIVQESWMAVLDGLASYQGQAQLRSWICSIVVNIARRYSARESRATPLATLAHAEGEGHDSSVAMDRFFPPGSEYAGHWRSLPSDWSERPETAALSQELRDVIYQAVETLPEAQRVVVVLRDLEGWAPDEVATVLQVTAGHQRVLLHRGRAKVRTAVEHYVGT, from the coding sequence GTGACCGAAGCCACGCAGGTCACTCGGGACCTGGCCTGCGTTGCCGCACTCCTCGACGGGTCGGACCAGGCGTTCCGCGAGCTGGTGGAGCGGTGTCAACCGGCGATGCTGCGGTTGGCCAACGTCTACTCGCCCTCGGGCGCAGTCGCCGAGGAGATCGTCCAGGAGTCCTGGATGGCCGTGCTCGACGGGTTGGCGTCCTACCAGGGCCAGGCCCAGCTGCGCAGCTGGATCTGCAGCATCGTGGTCAACATCGCCCGCCGCTACTCCGCACGCGAGTCGCGAGCCACCCCGCTGGCCACCCTGGCCCACGCCGAGGGCGAGGGCCACGACTCGTCGGTCGCGATGGACCGCTTCTTCCCACCTGGCTCCGAGTACGCCGGTCACTGGCGTTCGCTGCCGAGCGACTGGTCGGAGCGCCCGGAGACGGCCGCCCTCTCCCAGGAGCTGCGCGACGTCATCTACCAGGCCGTCGAGACGCTGCCCGAGGCCCAGCGGGTCGTCGTGGTCCTGCGCGACCTGGAGGGGTGGGCCCCCGACGAGGTGGCGACGGTGCTCCAGGTCACCGCCGGGCACCAACGGGTGCTGCTCCACCGCGGCCGCGCCAAGGTGCGGACCGCGGTGGAGCACTACGTCGGGACCTGA
- a CDS encoding anti-sigma factor family protein, protein MAPPPEEHEAHDAPSDPSDPADPSDPADLSASDLLPSGVDYPCVDLVERITDYLEGALGRAEVAAIESHLDVCDGCTRYLAQIRQIIATSAAIADPGRSAELDDAVTAIFRDWHARGRSR, encoded by the coding sequence ATGGCACCGCCGCCCGAGGAGCACGAGGCCCACGACGCCCCGTCAGACCCGTCAGACCCGGCCGACCCGTCAGACCCGGCCGACCTGTCCGCGTCCGACCTGCTGCCGTCAGGGGTCGACTACCCGTGCGTGGACCTGGTCGAGAGGATCACCGACTACCTCGAGGGGGCGCTGGGCCGCGCGGAGGTCGCCGCCATCGAGTCCCACCTCGACGTGTGCGACGGGTGCACCCGCTACCTCGCGCAGATCCGGCAGATCATCGCCACCTCGGCTGCCATCGCCGATCCCGGGCGCAGCGCGGAGCTCGACGACGCCGTGACCGCGATCTTCCGCGACTGGCACGCTCGAGGTCGGTCTCGGTGA
- a CDS encoding 3-oxoacyl-ACP synthase III family protein, whose product MKTGIIGTGAALPPRVVDNEELARDLTVTAAWIGERTGVRERRYADIDVATSDLATRAAVEALADAGLSAADLDLIVVGTSTPDQPQPATGCLVQRRLGAVNAAAFDVNSVCTSFVFALDAARSMLEADPRRRFALVLGADTYSRIVDPADHRSSVLFGDGAGAVVLGPVPEDEGVLTTTLRSDGHLSHLVEVRGGGSREPLTARSLAAGADRFTMRGREVRDYVEEVVPAVLADLLKDAGLDLEDIDHVVPHQANARLLRSCFAEHGITGSRLHLTCPTLGNTAAASIPLTLHDAVTAGRIAPGDLVALVGVGGGMSAGGALVRWSRPGAGVVR is encoded by the coding sequence ATGAAGACAGGAATCATCGGCACCGGCGCGGCTCTCCCGCCGCGGGTGGTCGACAACGAGGAGCTGGCCCGGGACCTGACGGTCACCGCCGCCTGGATCGGCGAGCGCACCGGCGTGCGGGAACGCCGCTACGCCGACATCGACGTGGCCACCAGTGACCTGGCGACCCGGGCGGCCGTCGAGGCCCTGGCCGACGCGGGTCTCAGTGCCGCCGATCTCGACCTGATCGTGGTCGGGACCTCCACCCCCGACCAGCCCCAGCCAGCCACCGGCTGCCTGGTGCAGCGTCGACTGGGAGCGGTCAACGCCGCAGCCTTCGACGTGAACTCGGTGTGCACCTCGTTCGTCTTCGCCCTCGACGCGGCCCGGTCGATGCTCGAGGCGGACCCCCGGCGGCGCTTCGCGCTGGTGCTCGGCGCCGACACCTACTCCCGCATCGTGGACCCGGCCGACCACCGCAGCAGCGTGCTGTTCGGCGATGGGGCCGGCGCGGTGGTCCTGGGCCCGGTCCCGGAGGACGAGGGGGTCCTCACGACCACGCTGCGCAGCGACGGCCATCTGAGTCACCTCGTCGAGGTGCGGGGTGGAGGCAGCCGCGAGCCGCTGACCGCACGGTCCCTGGCCGCGGGTGCGGACCGGTTCACGATGCGGGGCCGCGAGGTCCGCGACTACGTCGAGGAGGTCGTCCCGGCCGTGCTGGCCGACCTGCTCAAGGACGCCGGGCTCGACCTCGAGGACATCGACCACGTCGTACCGCACCAGGCCAACGCGCGACTGCTGCGATCGTGCTTCGCCGAGCACGGCATCACCGGGTCGCGGTTGCACCTGACCTGCCCCACCCTGGGCAACACGGCCGCGGCGTCGATCCCGTTGACCCTCCATGACGCCGTGACGGCCGGCCGGATCGCGCCGGGAGACCTGGTCGCCCTCGTCGGCGTCGGCGGCGGGATGAGCGCGGGCGGTGCCCTGGTGCGCTGGTCCCGTCCCGGCGCGGGGGTCGTGCGGTGA
- a CDS encoding diaminobutyrate--2-oxoglutarate transaminase, giving the protein MDTTATEVFARHESQVRSYCRDFPLVIERALGPYVWDTGGRRYVDLLCGAGALNYGHNHPEMVARVTEYLARGGPVQSLDLHTTAKAEFMSRIATDVLAPRGMDHVMQFPGPAGTLAVEAALKLARQVTGRTNVIAFTGGFHGVSLGSLSATSNPTLRRGAGVPLHNVTMLPYERRLAGIDSSELLDHMLRPSSGMEPPAAILLESVQGEGGLHVASPGWLRRVQRLAQQAGALLVLDDIQAGCGRTGTMLSTDEILEFDPDIVCQSKSLSGMGLPMAMLLIRRHLDQWEPGGHNATFRGHNLAFVAGVAALDLWRDGLGDRVAALGEAIGDSLRSVAAAASEVGANQVSVAGRGAMRGLRFASSEQAGAAQRGLYDAGVIAETCGGGTVLKFFPPITTTVAEWEGFVGVIGDVVLETARSVEAGSGQDVGRRLEQVA; this is encoded by the coding sequence ATGGACACCACGGCTACCGAGGTCTTCGCGCGACACGAGTCCCAGGTACGCAGCTACTGCCGCGACTTCCCCCTGGTGATCGAGCGGGCGCTGGGTCCCTACGTCTGGGACACCGGGGGGCGGCGGTACGTCGACCTGCTGTGCGGCGCCGGTGCGCTCAACTACGGGCACAACCATCCCGAGATGGTGGCGCGGGTCACCGAGTACCTGGCCCGTGGCGGGCCGGTCCAGTCCCTGGACCTGCACACCACGGCCAAGGCGGAGTTCATGTCCAGGATCGCCACCGACGTGCTGGCTCCTCGCGGGATGGACCACGTCATGCAGTTCCCCGGGCCAGCCGGCACGCTGGCCGTGGAGGCGGCGCTCAAGCTGGCCCGCCAGGTCACCGGCCGCACCAACGTCATCGCCTTCACCGGCGGCTTCCACGGTGTCTCCCTGGGCTCGCTGTCCGCCACGTCGAACCCCACGCTGAGGCGGGGGGCCGGGGTACCGCTGCACAACGTCACGATGCTGCCCTACGAGCGGCGTCTTGCCGGGATCGACTCCAGCGAGCTGCTCGACCACATGCTCCGACCCAGCAGCGGGATGGAACCGCCGGCCGCGATCCTGCTGGAGTCGGTGCAGGGCGAGGGCGGCCTGCACGTGGCCTCGCCCGGGTGGCTGCGCCGGGTCCAACGGCTCGCCCAGCAGGCGGGGGCGCTGCTCGTGCTCGACGACATCCAGGCCGGCTGCGGACGTACCGGCACCATGCTGAGCACCGACGAGATCCTCGAGTTCGATCCCGACATCGTGTGCCAGTCGAAGTCGCTGAGCGGGATGGGGCTGCCCATGGCGATGCTGCTGATCCGCCGGCACCTCGACCAGTGGGAGCCGGGCGGTCACAACGCCACCTTCCGCGGCCACAACCTGGCCTTCGTCGCAGGCGTGGCCGCGCTCGACCTGTGGCGCGACGGTCTCGGCGACCGGGTCGCCGCGCTGGGTGAGGCCATCGGGGACTCGTTGCGCTCCGTGGCGGCGGCGGCCAGCGAGGTGGGTGCGAACCAGGTCAGCGTGGCCGGCCGGGGCGCGATGCGCGGGCTCCGCTTCGCGAGCAGCGAGCAGGCGGGCGCGGCTCAGCGCGGGCTGTACGACGCCGGCGTGATCGCCGAGACCTGCGGTGGCGGCACGGTGCTGAAGTTCTTCCCGCCGATCACCACGACGGTGGCCGAGTGGGAGGGGTTCGTGGGGGTGATCGGGGACGTCGTCCTCGAGACGGCCCGGTCCGTCGAGGCGGGCTCCGGGCAGGACGTCGGCCGCCGGCTCGAGCAGGTCGCCTGA
- a CDS encoding DoxX family protein: MTLQRSTRFLALGFLGSGLVHLVKPEVYEPIMPSWVPAHREVVLGSGVAEIALAVGLLTPATRRLAGWGSVALLVGVFPANLKMATDSLATDKTALKVGAFARLPGQWPMIRAALAATRREG, translated from the coding sequence GTGACCCTCCAGCGCAGCACCCGGTTCCTCGCCCTCGGCTTCCTCGGCAGTGGCCTCGTCCACCTCGTCAAGCCGGAGGTCTACGAGCCGATCATGCCGTCGTGGGTGCCGGCGCACCGCGAGGTGGTCCTCGGCAGCGGAGTCGCCGAGATCGCGCTGGCCGTCGGGCTGCTCACGCCGGCGACCCGACGCCTGGCGGGCTGGGGGAGCGTCGCGCTGCTCGTCGGGGTCTTCCCGGCCAACCTCAAGATGGCGACCGACTCGCTGGCCACCGACAAGACCGCGCTCAAGGTGGGCGCCTTCGCGCGGCTGCCCGGTCAGTGGCCGATGATCAGGGCCGCACTCGCGGCGACCAGGCGCGAGGGCTGA
- a CDS encoding aminotransferase class III-fold pyridoxal phosphate-dependent enzyme has product MSVVERGAVLYPDLNASYPVAVSASDSTIRDDQGRDYLDGCSGALVVNLGHGRREVLDAMHRQSEAITFTYRTQFTSAPAERLARRLTDLAPGSLDHAFFTNSGSEAIEAAIRMALQYWQERGRPGKQLMISRDGSYHGATLGAVALSGHPARRRTVEAVLPAWPRAAAASCHACPFGQQRHSCALQCAASIEQEIVKAGADRVAAVVIEPVVGASGGAVPAPTGYLRAVAEICRTHDVLLVADETITGLGRTGHWFACDEAGIEPDLMVLGKGLSAGYVPLGALLVSEEVHRCLRDGSARFTLGHTYAANPLAMAVGEAVVDYTVRHQLPERAARIGAQLTRRLRTLLAAHAHVVRDLRGAGLLIGIEFVAPDTDGGGVEVRADQLVAAALRRGLVLYPAGTGTVQRTVLVAPPLTISETDVEVLLHRFALALEDVIASQTVPS; this is encoded by the coding sequence GTGAGCGTGGTCGAACGGGGTGCGGTGCTCTACCCCGACCTGAACGCCTCCTACCCGGTCGCTGTCTCGGCCTCGGACAGCACGATCCGCGACGACCAGGGACGCGACTACCTCGACGGGTGCTCCGGCGCCCTGGTGGTCAACCTGGGCCACGGTCGGCGCGAGGTGCTCGACGCGATGCACCGGCAGTCCGAGGCCATCACCTTCACCTACCGCACCCAGTTCACGAGCGCGCCCGCAGAACGGTTGGCCCGGCGGCTGACCGACCTGGCGCCGGGCTCGCTGGACCATGCCTTCTTCACCAACAGCGGCTCGGAGGCGATCGAGGCCGCGATCCGGATGGCCCTGCAGTACTGGCAGGAACGGGGAAGACCCGGGAAGCAGCTGATGATCAGCCGCGACGGCAGCTATCACGGGGCGACCCTCGGCGCGGTCGCGCTGTCCGGCCACCCGGCCCGGCGCCGCACCGTGGAGGCGGTGCTCCCAGCGTGGCCGCGAGCCGCGGCGGCCAGCTGCCACGCCTGCCCCTTCGGCCAACAGCGTCACAGCTGTGCCCTGCAGTGCGCGGCGTCGATCGAGCAGGAGATCGTGAAGGCCGGGGCCGACCGCGTCGCCGCCGTCGTCATCGAGCCGGTCGTCGGCGCGTCAGGCGGTGCGGTGCCGGCACCGACCGGCTACCTCCGCGCGGTGGCCGAGATCTGCCGCACCCACGACGTCCTCCTGGTCGCCGACGAGACCATCACCGGTCTGGGCCGCACCGGGCACTGGTTCGCGTGCGACGAGGCGGGCATCGAGCCCGACCTGATGGTGCTGGGCAAGGGCCTGAGCGCCGGCTACGTACCGCTGGGCGCCCTGCTGGTCTCCGAGGAGGTGCACCGGTGCCTGCGCGACGGAAGTGCTCGCTTCACGCTGGGCCACACCTACGCCGCCAACCCGTTGGCGATGGCGGTCGGCGAGGCTGTCGTCGACTACACCGTCCGCCACCAGCTGCCCGAGCGGGCGGCGAGGATCGGCGCGCAGCTCACCCGACGGCTCCGCACGTTGCTGGCGGCCCACGCCCACGTGGTCCGCGACCTGCGTGGTGCCGGGCTGCTGATCGGCATCGAGTTCGTCGCGCCGGACACCGACGGCGGCGGGGTCGAGGTACGAGCCGACCAGCTGGTGGCGGCCGCGCTGCGACGCGGGCTGGTGCTCTACCCCGCTGGCACCGGCACGGTGCAGCGCACCGTCCTGGTCGCGCCGCCCCTGACGATCTCCGAGACCGACGTCGAGGTGCTGCTGCACCGCTTCGCCCTGGCGCTGGAGGACGTGATCGCGTCGCAGACCGTCCCGTCCTGA
- a CDS encoding GNAT family N-acetyltransferase: MPASRHGVRVLGTPDLEAFLQLANRDPVVNVFALYRARTTSLEPRWLGGEMWGRFEAGELVAACHVGANLVPIEATPDDARAFAERALTRNRTATTIVGPHEAVRTFWNGVAGSWGRPRETRWMQPHMVIDGPAEVEADPFVRRTERADLPLLYPACVAMYTEEVGVSPEAGGTGDLYRARVTQLMSRGWSFARFDGGRLVFKAEVACATADAAQIQGVWVPPDRRGEGLAVAGMAAVVAMVRADIAPHVSLYVNEWNQPARRAYRRVGFKETARFSTVMF; encoded by the coding sequence GTGCCAGCCAGTCGTCACGGGGTCCGGGTCCTGGGGACCCCCGATCTCGAGGCGTTCCTGCAGCTCGCCAACCGCGATCCCGTCGTCAACGTGTTCGCCCTCTACCGGGCCCGGACGACGAGCCTCGAGCCGCGCTGGCTCGGCGGCGAGATGTGGGGCCGCTTCGAGGCCGGTGAGCTGGTCGCCGCGTGTCACGTCGGTGCCAACCTGGTGCCGATCGAGGCGACGCCCGACGACGCCCGCGCCTTCGCCGAGCGCGCCCTGACCCGCAACCGCACCGCGACCACGATCGTCGGGCCCCACGAGGCGGTCCGCACCTTCTGGAACGGCGTCGCCGGCTCGTGGGGCCGGCCCCGCGAAACCCGGTGGATGCAGCCCCACATGGTGATCGACGGTCCGGCCGAGGTCGAGGCCGACCCGTTCGTGCGTCGTACCGAGCGCGCGGACCTGCCACTGCTCTATCCCGCGTGCGTCGCGATGTACACCGAGGAGGTCGGGGTCTCGCCCGAGGCCGGCGGCACCGGCGACCTCTACCGCGCCCGCGTCACCCAGCTGATGTCGCGCGGCTGGTCGTTCGCCCGCTTCGACGGCGGCCGGCTGGTGTTCAAGGCCGAGGTGGCCTGCGCGACGGCCGACGCGGCCCAGATCCAGGGCGTGTGGGTGCCGCCCGACCGCCGCGGCGAGGGCCTGGCCGTCGCCGGCATGGCCGCCGTGGTCGCGATGGTGCGCGCCGACATCGCTCCGCACGTCTCGCTCTACGTCAACGAGTGGAACCAGCCCGCGCGCCGTGCCTACCGGCGGGTCGGCTTCAAGGAGACGGCCCGGTTCTCGACCGTCATGTTCTGA
- a CDS encoding lactonase family protein, which translates to MHDHDEAHGAGCPDCLGSAAAATPPTGTCGCGGPTSAAHPVETDESTRTAHEMARPIAPPMARPMAQPIAQPIAQPSAQLTTPLSSGPPAGLGPGGSGGGLQPPRWATTVSRPQPRGRASRLAAGALALVLLSVLATTFLGRVLGGPSESLVLASTAAQDTAATNAANDANGPPRGVVDLRAGSVFLQSNDALANEVVAFGRDSRGRLTEVGRFPTGGAGSGSFEDSAQGIVLGTEEGETSPTQIVDDARLLFVVNAGTADITVFRVDADRLERLSVTPTGGARPVSLTVRNGMLYVLNSGEVDRRLFLGGGAALENCAHGGKPSITGFRVSAEGVLTPIPDSTRSLSEQAESGCAQVSFSPDGETLVVTERVASVDEGTVGALVSYDVEDDGTLGDKTVSAPTGNGPFGFTFTPQGLLLSTEQNGGYANPGGGGAAVYDVDGGQLSPLGETVGNNQTDTCWIVVTHDQRFAFTSSPFEGGAISTYSLSSGGALTLAHPSATAKDGVDVIDNVVTNGVTDLALSQDSRFLYQLNSFEGLLYSFRVESDGRLTHLGTEKVFDLAVFGAGGQGAPFGIAAR; encoded by the coding sequence CGCCCCCGACCGGCACCTGCGGGTGCGGCGGGCCGACGTCCGCGGCGCACCCGGTCGAGACGGACGAGAGCACCCGTACGGCTCACGAGATGGCCCGACCGATCGCCCCGCCGATGGCCCGGCCGATGGCCCAGCCGATCGCCCAGCCGATCGCCCAGCCCTCTGCGCAGCTCACGACGCCGCTCTCCTCGGGCCCTCCCGCGGGGCTCGGGCCAGGCGGGTCCGGCGGCGGTCTGCAGCCCCCTCGCTGGGCCACGACCGTCTCCCGCCCGCAGCCCCGTGGGCGGGCCTCGCGGCTGGCCGCCGGTGCGCTGGCGCTGGTGCTGCTGAGCGTCCTGGCCACCACCTTCCTGGGCCGGGTCCTCGGCGGGCCGTCGGAGAGCCTCGTCCTGGCCAGTACGGCGGCCCAGGACACCGCGGCGACCAATGCCGCGAACGATGCGAACGGCCCGCCGCGCGGTGTCGTCGACCTGCGCGCCGGGTCGGTGTTCCTGCAGTCCAACGACGCCCTCGCGAACGAGGTGGTCGCCTTCGGGAGGGACTCCCGCGGCAGGCTCACCGAGGTCGGCCGCTTCCCGACCGGTGGTGCCGGCAGCGGCAGCTTCGAGGACAGTGCCCAGGGCATCGTGCTGGGCACCGAGGAGGGCGAGACCTCCCCGACACAGATCGTCGACGACGCCCGGTTGCTCTTCGTCGTCAACGCCGGGACGGCCGACATCACGGTGTTCCGCGTCGACGCCGACCGGCTCGAGCGGCTCTCGGTGACCCCGACCGGCGGTGCCCGTCCGGTCAGCCTGACCGTCCGCAACGGGATGCTCTACGTGCTCAACTCCGGCGAGGTGGACCGCCGGCTGTTCCTCGGGGGCGGCGCTGCGCTGGAGAACTGCGCACACGGTGGCAAGCCGTCGATCACGGGTTTCCGGGTCTCCGCCGAGGGCGTGCTGACACCGATCCCTGACTCGACCCGATCCCTGAGCGAGCAGGCCGAGTCGGGCTGTGCCCAGGTCTCCTTCAGCCCCGACGGCGAGACCCTGGTGGTCACCGAGCGGGTCGCCTCGGTCGACGAGGGAACGGTCGGCGCCCTGGTCTCCTACGACGTCGAGGACGACGGCACGCTGGGCGACAAGACGGTCTCGGCCCCCACCGGCAACGGCCCGTTCGGCTTCACCTTCACCCCGCAGGGCCTGCTCCTGAGCACCGAGCAGAACGGGGGCTACGCCAACCCGGGCGGTGGCGGTGCCGCGGTGTACGACGTGGACGGCGGGCAGCTCAGCCCCCTGGGCGAGACGGTGGGCAACAACCAGACCGACACGTGCTGGATCGTGGTGACGCACGACCAGCGGTTCGCCTTCACCTCGAGCCCGTTCGAGGGCGGTGCGATCTCGACGTACTCCCTGAGCTCCGGCGGGGCGCTGACCCTCGCACACCCGTCGGCCACCGCGAAGGACGGTGTCGACGTCATCGACAACGTCGTGACCAACGGCGTCACCGACCTCGCGCTCAGCCAGGACAGCCGGTTCCTCTACCAGCTCAACTCGTTCGAGGGGCTGCTCTACAGCTTCCGGGTGGAGTCCGACGGTCGGCTGACGCACCTCGGCACCGAGAAGGTCTTCGACCTGGCGGTCTTCGGCGCCGGCGGCCAGGGCGCACCCTTCGGGATCGCCGCCCGATGA
- a CDS encoding peptide ligase PGM1-related protein, with protein MPKIIIANVDSDSMCGCDMTPEIHALSSMCCDRLLVMAQDEDLVVLPHSVSEEFIDYVNHLLGRHLSPHNVVVPAEGDSRQLILNDDSLNDGFVAARIRERAGAPSGALGADWSVLAYFVDRPVMALADELGVRLHGIDEGTARSTRDFLRSGGAESFNSKVLFRQLASTVGAPVPEGRIATSAPELARALRILLPETGRVIIKQDLNSGGAGNTAVTTFEEDRLIGASRVIGVDGDTDLAALADGVWPTLSVQRTTRVVVESYHRAAEVYYSELWVPGPLGSPQILNFGEMRMEPTFIGFEIPGQRMAAAHAADMTAHSMELAREAGRRGFVGYVNIDSIVTEQGELLFNEVNGRMGCCTNIDYLARTLVGEDYLRSRVVLTYNWTSVSSFTAAVKVLDEAGLSFDQAERTGVVIAIEDVARTGTVDYMVVGLDAEHARDLERRALAAFEIA; from the coding sequence ATGCCCAAGATCATCATCGCCAACGTCGACAGCGACAGCATGTGCGGCTGCGACATGACCCCTGAGATCCACGCCCTGAGCTCGATGTGCTGCGACCGGTTGCTGGTCATGGCGCAGGACGAGGACCTCGTCGTCCTGCCGCACTCGGTCTCCGAGGAGTTCATCGACTACGTCAACCATCTCCTCGGCCGGCACCTGTCGCCGCACAACGTGGTCGTCCCTGCCGAGGGCGACAGCCGCCAGCTGATCCTCAATGACGACTCGCTCAACGACGGGTTCGTCGCCGCCCGGATCCGCGAGCGGGCCGGTGCCCCGAGCGGCGCGCTCGGCGCCGACTGGAGCGTGCTGGCCTACTTCGTGGACCGGCCGGTGATGGCGTTGGCCGACGAGCTCGGCGTACGCCTCCACGGCATCGACGAGGGCACCGCTCGGAGCACGAGGGACTTCCTGCGCTCGGGTGGAGCGGAGTCCTTCAACTCCAAGGTGCTCTTCCGTCAGCTCGCCTCCACCGTCGGGGCGCCGGTCCCGGAGGGCAGGATCGCCACCTCGGCACCGGAGCTGGCCCGTGCCCTGCGGATCCTGCTGCCGGAGACCGGCCGGGTGATCATCAAGCAGGACCTCAACTCCGGCGGCGCAGGGAACACGGCCGTCACCACCTTCGAGGAGGACAGGCTCATCGGTGCCTCCCGTGTGATCGGTGTCGATGGCGACACCGACCTCGCGGCGCTGGCTGACGGGGTGTGGCCCACGCTGTCGGTGCAACGCACCACCCGGGTCGTCGTGGAGTCCTACCACCGGGCCGCCGAGGTCTACTACAGCGAGCTGTGGGTGCCGGGGCCGCTGGGCTCCCCGCAGATCCTCAACTTCGGCGAGATGCGCATGGAGCCGACGTTCATCGGCTTCGAGATCCCCGGACAGAGGATGGCGGCAGCGCACGCCGCGGACATGACCGCCCACAGCATGGAGCTGGCCCGAGAGGCTGGCCGGCGTGGGTTCGTGGGCTACGTCAACATCGACTCGATCGTCACCGAGCAGGGTGAGCTGCTCTTCAACGAGGTGAACGGCCGGATGGGCTGCTGCACGAACATCGACTACCTCGCCCGCACCCTGGTGGGCGAGGACTACCTGCGCTCGCGGGTGGTCCTGACCTACAACTGGACCAGCGTCAGCAGCTTCACGGCAGCGGTCAAGGTCCTCGACGAGGCCGGGCTGTCCTTCGACCAGGCCGAGCGCACCGGTGTCGTCATCGCCATCGAGGACGTGGCTCGCACCGGCACCGTCGACTACATGGTCGTGGGCCTGGACGCGGAGCACGCGCGTGACCTGGAGCGCCGAGCCCTGGCCGCGTTCGAGATCGCGTGA